A window of the Gordonia humi genome harbors these coding sequences:
- a CDS encoding FecCD family ABC transporter permease has translation MAERTTLRQRVLGVSVGRTVLVGALLLLALGVIVVVSAGTGAVHVSPTEVLGSIAHHWHLDIGPLPSHPNGENALWVTRFPRIVLGLLVGVALGAAGCLLQGMLANPLAEPGIIGISSGAAIGACLMIVIGGTGTNGWAIAGAAGLFGLLTTFAVYTLSMRDGASSTVMLVLTGIAVNAFALGVIAYLTYVASTAAREQIVFWQLGSLAGNVSWDQITIVAPLVAAGLAGGMVLVRKLDLLALGEVQAASLGVNVEVVRRQVIVLVAVLTAAGVAFTGILMFVGLIVPHVMRLIVGPRHAILLPASALGGALVVAAADLAARTLTAGELPLGMLTSLIGGPAFFILLRRKSAGAGW, from the coding sequence ATGGCTGAGCGCACGACACTGCGTCAGCGGGTGCTTGGGGTGTCGGTCGGCCGTACCGTGCTCGTCGGCGCCCTGCTGCTCCTCGCTCTCGGCGTGATCGTCGTCGTCTCGGCGGGCACCGGTGCGGTGCACGTCTCGCCGACGGAGGTGCTCGGATCGATCGCGCACCACTGGCATCTGGACATCGGTCCCCTGCCGTCGCATCCGAACGGAGAGAACGCCCTCTGGGTCACCCGCTTCCCCCGGATCGTCCTCGGACTGCTGGTCGGGGTCGCACTGGGTGCGGCGGGCTGTCTGCTGCAGGGCATGCTGGCCAATCCGCTGGCCGAACCCGGAATCATCGGCATCTCCTCGGGTGCGGCGATCGGCGCCTGCCTGATGATCGTGATCGGCGGCACCGGCACCAACGGCTGGGCGATCGCCGGCGCGGCCGGGCTGTTCGGACTGCTCACCACGTTCGCCGTCTACACGCTGAGCATGCGCGACGGCGCGTCGTCGACGGTGATGCTGGTACTGACCGGCATCGCGGTCAACGCATTCGCACTGGGCGTGATCGCCTACCTGACCTATGTCGCGAGCACCGCGGCACGCGAGCAGATCGTGTTCTGGCAGCTCGGCTCGCTCGCCGGAAACGTGTCCTGGGATCAGATCACGATCGTCGCGCCGCTGGTGGCGGCCGGACTCGCCGGCGGCATGGTGCTGGTGCGCAAACTCGATCTGCTGGCGCTCGGCGAGGTCCAGGCCGCGTCCCTCGGGGTGAACGTCGAGGTGGTGCGGCGCCAGGTGATCGTCCTGGTCGCCGTCCTGACCGCGGCCGGCGTCGCGTTCACCGGCATCCTCATGTTCGTCGGTCTGATCGTGCCCCACGTGATGCGGCTGATCGTCGGACCACGGCACGCGATCCTGCTCCCGGCCAGCGCTCTCGGCGGAGCGCTCGTCGTCGCGGCCGCCGACCTCGCCGCCCGAACGCTCACCGCGGGCGAACTCCCGCTGGGCATGCTGACGTCGCTGATCGGCGGCCCCGCGTTCTTCATCCTGCTGCGCCGCAAGAGCGCCGGAGCCGGCTGGTGA
- a CDS encoding heme/hemin ABC transporter substrate-binding protein: MTACVALLSALAVGACTTEPIDTGALRASSTATLHSGPTVARIADTDVVPVEQDPPVSPTAQRIVALDRNGTLGTIVYALGLGSHVVGRDRSTTFPSALAVPEVTETGHTINTEKVLAADPTIVLAGTDTNPANAVDALRASGIDVVTFPSERSVAGTPQLIRDVARALGVPDAGEKLVARTQAQIAQARRSIPDPSGDPTMAFLYIRGEHLILLAGPGSGADDLIENLGGVDAGTKSGLTAAFTQVSAEKMMKADPDVLLVMTQGADSVGGLDKVLDLPAVAETKAGRARRIVAMDETQILMFGPDTGQVLTALAKAIYG, translated from the coding sequence ATGACCGCGTGCGTCGCGCTGTTGTCGGCGCTCGCGGTGGGCGCGTGCACCACCGAGCCGATCGACACCGGCGCACTGCGCGCGTCCTCCACCGCGACGCTGCACTCGGGCCCGACGGTGGCGCGCATCGCCGACACCGACGTCGTTCCCGTCGAGCAGGATCCGCCCGTGTCACCGACGGCGCAACGCATCGTCGCGCTCGATCGGAACGGGACGCTCGGCACCATCGTGTACGCGCTCGGGCTCGGTTCGCACGTGGTGGGACGGGACCGGTCGACGACCTTTCCGTCGGCGCTCGCCGTCCCCGAGGTGACCGAGACCGGGCACACCATCAACACTGAGAAGGTGCTCGCGGCGGATCCGACGATCGTGCTGGCCGGCACCGACACGAACCCGGCGAACGCGGTCGACGCTCTGCGCGCATCGGGGATCGACGTCGTGACGTTCCCGTCGGAACGTTCGGTCGCGGGCACTCCGCAGTTGATCCGCGACGTCGCACGCGCGCTCGGCGTGCCCGACGCCGGTGAGAAGCTCGTCGCCCGCACCCAGGCACAGATCGCGCAGGCGCGGCGGTCGATCCCCGATCCGTCGGGGGATCCGACGATGGCGTTCCTCTACATCCGCGGCGAGCATCTGATCCTGTTGGCGGGCCCCGGTTCGGGCGCCGACGATCTGATCGAGAACCTGGGCGGTGTGGACGCGGGCACGAAATCCGGGTTGACGGCCGCATTCACCCAGGTGAGCGCGGAGAAGATGATGAAGGCCGACCCCGATGTGCTGCTGGTGATGACACAGGGCGCCGATTCGGTCGGCGGCCTGGACAAGGTCCTCGACCTGCCCGCCGTCGCCGAGACCAAGGCCGGACGCGCCCGCCGGATCGTCGCCATGGACGAGACCCAGATCCTGATGTTCGGTCCGGACACCGGCCAGGTATTGACCGCGCTCGCGAAGGCGATCTATGGCTGA
- the map gene encoding type I methionyl aminopeptidase: MTVRAPLTPGVVSPTLPVPDSIARPEYAWKDTVNEGHEPWVQTPETIEKMRVASKIAANALAEAGRAVAPGVTTDELDRIAHAYMIDHGAYPSTLGYKAFPKSCCTSLNEVICHGIPDSTVIQAGDIVNIDVTAYIDGVHGDTNATFLAGDVAQEARDLVERTRIATERAIKAVKPGRALNVIGRVIEAYATRFGYSVVRDFTGHGIGETFHNGLVVLHYDQPAVDTVLEPGMVFTIEPMINLGGLDWEMWDDDWTVVTADRRWTAQFEHTLVVTDTGAEILTLPDA, encoded by the coding sequence ATGACAGTTCGAGCTCCGTTGACCCCCGGTGTCGTCTCGCCGACCCTGCCCGTTCCCGACTCCATCGCCCGACCGGAGTACGCGTGGAAGGACACCGTCAACGAGGGACACGAGCCGTGGGTGCAGACCCCCGAGACCATCGAGAAGATGCGCGTCGCGTCGAAGATCGCGGCCAACGCCCTCGCCGAGGCCGGACGCGCGGTGGCGCCCGGCGTCACCACCGACGAGCTCGACCGCATCGCCCACGCCTACATGATCGACCACGGCGCGTACCCGTCGACACTCGGTTACAAGGCGTTTCCCAAATCGTGCTGCACCTCGCTCAACGAGGTGATCTGCCACGGCATCCCCGACTCCACGGTCATCCAGGCCGGCGACATCGTCAATATCGACGTCACCGCGTACATCGACGGCGTGCACGGCGACACCAACGCCACATTCCTCGCCGGTGACGTCGCACAGGAGGCGCGCGACCTCGTCGAACGCACCCGCATCGCGACCGAGCGCGCCATCAAGGCCGTCAAACCGGGACGTGCGCTCAACGTGATCGGCCGCGTGATCGAGGCGTACGCCACCAGATTCGGATACAGCGTGGTGCGCGACTTCACCGGTCACGGCATCGGTGAGACCTTTCACAACGGTCTCGTCGTGCTGCACTACGACCAGCCTGCCGTCGACACCGTCCTGGAACCCGGCATGGTGTTCACCATCGAGCCGATGATCAATCTCGGCGGCCTCGACTGGGAGATGTGGGACGACGACTGGACGGTGGTGACCGCGGACCGTCGCTGGACCGCTCAGTTCGAGCACACGCTCGTCGTCACCGACACCGGCGCCGAGATCCTGACGCTCCCAGACGCGTGA
- a CDS encoding cobyric acid synthase: MSRGGALLIGGTSSDAGKSLIVAGLCRALARDGVRVAPFKAQNMSNNSAVTLDGGEIGRAQALQAVACGLAPDTRFNPVLLKPGSDRRSHVIVRGRPYGDVGAADYHARRAALAQVVADELASLRAEYDVVICEGAGSIAEVNLRATDIANMGLARAADLPVLLVTDIDRGGSLAHLFGTVALLDPDDQALVAGFVINKFRGDPSLLDPGLTTLAERTGRPTLGVLPFADDLWIDAEDSLASPVGRRVGGPTAYTGGPRLSVAAIRLPRTSNTTDVEALACEPDVDVTWVDDPAAVVAADLAVLPGSRATVDDLAWMRGRGLADAVVRRGRDGRPVLGICGGFQMLSRRIDDRVESGRGVVDGLGLLDVDIEFAAEKTLRRFAGRQDDHPVTGYEIHHGVVLRTAERTWLVDDETGPEGARSGAVAGTHCHGLLESDDFRRSYLREVACAVGKPEFVPAPDVSAARVRERQLDLIADLVTTHLDMGAVHRLLAEGAGSPPSVLSWLSGDRAPDHRP, encoded by the coding sequence GTGAGCCGCGGCGGGGCGCTGCTGATCGGTGGCACCAGCAGTGACGCGGGTAAGAGCCTCATCGTGGCCGGGCTGTGCCGTGCGCTGGCCCGGGACGGTGTGCGGGTCGCGCCGTTCAAGGCGCAGAACATGTCGAACAACTCGGCGGTGACCCTCGACGGCGGCGAGATCGGTCGGGCGCAGGCGCTGCAGGCGGTGGCGTGCGGGTTGGCGCCCGACACCCGATTCAACCCCGTGCTGCTCAAACCCGGCAGCGATCGTCGATCGCATGTGATCGTCCGCGGGCGACCGTACGGGGACGTGGGCGCCGCGGACTACCACGCGCGACGGGCCGCGCTCGCACAGGTCGTCGCGGACGAACTGGCGTCGCTGCGCGCCGAGTACGACGTGGTGATCTGCGAGGGGGCCGGGTCGATCGCCGAGGTGAACCTGCGCGCCACCGATATCGCCAACATGGGTCTGGCCCGCGCCGCCGATCTGCCGGTCCTGCTCGTGACCGACATCGACCGCGGCGGCAGTCTGGCTCACCTGTTCGGCACCGTCGCCCTGCTGGACCCGGACGACCAGGCTCTCGTCGCCGGCTTCGTGATCAACAAGTTCCGTGGCGACCCGTCCCTGCTCGACCCCGGCCTGACCACGCTCGCCGAACGCACCGGACGTCCGACGCTCGGCGTGCTGCCGTTCGCCGACGACCTCTGGATCGACGCCGAGGACTCGCTGGCCTCCCCGGTCGGACGCCGCGTCGGGGGACCGACCGCGTACACCGGCGGGCCGCGCCTGAGCGTCGCGGCCATCCGCCTGCCGCGCACGTCCAACACCACCGACGTCGAGGCCCTGGCCTGCGAACCGGACGTGGACGTCACCTGGGTGGACGATCCGGCAGCCGTCGTCGCGGCCGACCTCGCCGTGCTGCCGGGCTCCCGGGCGACCGTCGACGACCTCGCCTGGATGCGCGGCCGCGGCCTGGCCGACGCCGTCGTTCGACGCGGTCGGGACGGCAGGCCCGTCCTCGGGATCTGCGGCGGCTTCCAGATGTTGAGCCGTCGGATCGACGATCGCGTCGAATCCGGTCGCGGCGTCGTCGACGGACTGGGGCTGCTCGACGTCGACATCGAGTTCGCCGCAGAGAAGACGCTGCGGCGCTTCGCCGGACGGCAGGACGACCACCCGGTGACCGGCTATGAGATCCACCACGGAGTGGTGCTGCGCACCGCCGAGCGGACGTGGCTCGTCGACGACGAGACCGGTCCGGAAGGCGCGCGCTCGGGCGCCGTCGCCGGAACCCACTGCCACGGGCTGCTCGAATCCGACGACTTCCGGCGCTCCTACCTGCGCGAAGTGGCCTGTGCGGTCGGGAAGCCGGAGTTCGTGCCCGCGCCAGACGTGTCCGCCGCTCGCGTCCGTGAGCGGCAGCTCGACCTCATCGCCGATCTCGTCACGACCCACCTCGACATGGGAGCCGTCCACCGATTGCTCGCCGAGGGTGCCGGGTCGCCGCCGTCCGTCCTATCCTGGCTGAGTGGAGACCGAGCACCTGACCATCGACCATGA
- a CDS encoding alpha/beta fold hydrolase, translating to MDHDGLSFDVHLSGPARGPVAVLLHGFPVDSRCWDEVIPRLHESGLRTVAIDQRGYSPGARPDAVDDYALDKLTGDVLAVLGHLNIAYSMVVGHDWGGIVAWHLAAKNPDRFTSLVAISTGHPSAARDALTAGDQRDKSSYIKWFVQPDAEEKLTADGGSVLREFGLTDDEIASLLEPGALTGGLNWYRANFTGDIATKLACPPVEIPTTMVWSDQDPVLGRTQAELSGRYAYGDYRYSVIDGVDHWAPQKAPAAVASEIALRSSMF from the coding sequence ATCGACCATGACGGATTGAGCTTCGACGTGCATCTGTCCGGCCCGGCGAGGGGCCCGGTCGCCGTGCTGTTGCACGGCTTCCCGGTGGACTCGCGGTGCTGGGACGAGGTGATTCCGCGGCTGCACGAGTCCGGGCTGCGGACCGTGGCCATCGACCAGCGCGGTTACAGCCCCGGCGCACGACCGGACGCCGTCGACGACTACGCCCTCGACAAGCTGACCGGCGACGTCCTCGCGGTCCTGGGACACCTCAACATCGCGTACTCGATGGTCGTCGGTCACGACTGGGGCGGCATCGTCGCGTGGCATCTGGCGGCCAAGAACCCGGACCGGTTCACCAGCCTCGTCGCGATCAGCACCGGGCACCCGTCCGCGGCCCGTGATGCGCTCACCGCGGGCGACCAGCGCGACAAGTCGAGCTACATCAAATGGTTCGTACAGCCGGACGCCGAGGAGAAGCTGACCGCCGACGGCGGCAGCGTCCTGCGCGAGTTCGGACTGACCGACGACGAGATCGCGTCGCTGCTCGAACCCGGAGCCCTGACCGGCGGACTGAACTGGTACCGCGCCAACTTCACCGGTGACATCGCGACCAAGCTCGCGTGCCCGCCCGTCGAGATCCCGACGACCATGGTCTGGAGCGATCAGGACCCGGTCCTCGGCCGCACCCAGGCCGAACTCAGCGGACGCTACGCGTACGGCGACTACCGCTACTCGGTGATCGACGGCGTCGATCACTGGGCGCCGCAGAAGGCGCCCGCCGCCGTGGCGAGCGAGATCGCCCTGCGGTCGAGCATGTTCTGA
- the mtr gene encoding mycothione reductase, with protein MTTVGTTAQSVDLAIIGAGSGNSIPDERFDATSIAIFEEGLFGGTCMNVGCIPTKMFVYAADIAAAARESAKYGVHARVDDVDWPAIVARVFGRIDPIEAGGREYRVDRCENVTVYASHVVFDGRDEATGRYRLVTANGETVLATEVVIAAGARTAVPDVIADSGVPFHTNADVMRLPELPERMAILGSGYISAEFAHVFSALGTRVTVIARSDTLLRALDADIADRFTAIAEQQWDVRRNSPVTAASSLPGGGVRLEFASGDPLEVDALLVATGRTPNGDRLALETVGLSLTDDGRVPVDEHGRTSARGVWALGDVSSPYQLKHVANHEQRVVQNNLLKGWDADDLESFDHRFVPAAVFTHPQIATVGLTEAQAREQGLDIAVKVQNYGDVAYGWAMEDTVGVCKLIAERGTGRILGAHILGAQASSIVQPVIQAMHFGQTAHEMARGQYWIHPALPEVLENALLGLDV; from the coding sequence ATGACAACGGTTGGCACGACGGCGCAGTCCGTCGACCTGGCGATCATCGGCGCCGGCAGCGGGAACTCGATTCCCGATGAGCGGTTCGACGCCACGAGCATCGCGATCTTCGAGGAGGGACTGTTCGGTGGCACGTGCATGAACGTCGGCTGCATTCCCACCAAGATGTTCGTGTACGCGGCCGACATCGCGGCCGCCGCGCGCGAATCCGCGAAGTACGGGGTGCATGCTCGGGTCGACGACGTCGACTGGCCGGCGATCGTCGCCCGCGTGTTCGGTCGCATCGATCCGATCGAGGCGGGCGGACGCGAGTACCGCGTCGACCGGTGCGAGAACGTCACCGTGTATGCCAGTCACGTCGTCTTCGACGGCCGAGACGAGGCCACCGGCCGCTACCGACTGGTCACCGCGAACGGCGAGACGGTTCTGGCGACCGAGGTGGTGATCGCCGCGGGCGCGCGGACCGCGGTGCCCGACGTGATCGCCGACTCCGGTGTGCCGTTCCACACGAACGCCGATGTGATGCGGTTGCCCGAGCTCCCCGAGCGCATGGCGATCCTGGGCAGCGGTTACATCTCGGCCGAGTTCGCGCACGTGTTCTCCGCGCTGGGCACGCGGGTCACGGTGATCGCCCGCAGCGACACCCTGCTGCGCGCGCTCGACGCCGATATCGCGGACCGGTTCACCGCGATCGCCGAACAGCAGTGGGACGTGCGCCGCAACTCCCCGGTCACCGCGGCCTCCTCGCTGCCCGGCGGCGGGGTCCGCCTGGAGTTCGCCTCCGGCGACCCGCTGGAGGTCGACGCCCTGCTGGTCGCGACGGGTCGGACCCCGAACGGCGACCGTCTCGCCCTGGAGACCGTCGGCCTGTCGCTGACCGACGACGGTCGCGTACCGGTCGACGAGCACGGCCGGACGTCCGCCCGCGGCGTGTGGGCGCTCGGCGACGTCAGTTCGCCCTACCAGCTCAAACACGTCGCCAATCATGAGCAGCGCGTGGTGCAGAACAACCTCCTCAAGGGGTGGGACGCCGACGACCTCGAATCGTTCGACCACCGGTTCGTCCCCGCCGCGGTGTTCACCCACCCGCAGATCGCGACCGTCGGCCTCACCGAGGCGCAGGCGCGCGAGCAGGGGCTGGACATCGCGGTGAAGGTCCAGAACTACGGCGACGTCGCCTACGGCTGGGCGATGGAGGACACCGTCGGCGTATGCAAGCTGATCGCCGAACGCGGCACGGGCCGCATCCTCGGCGCGCACATCCTCGGTGCGCAGGCGTCGTCGATCGTCCAACCGGTGATCCAGGCGATGCACTTCGGACAGACCGCGCACGAGATGGCACGCGGCCAGTACTGGATCCACCCGGCGCTGCCGGAGGTACTCGAGAACGCGTTGTTGGGTCTGGACGTCTGA
- a CDS encoding alpha/beta fold hydrolase, which produces MITDWRPDEFLTGYEVRTLPLSPDPDGEDPINAHLVRRPDAVDTPRGAVLYVHGFTDYFFQTELADFFHAQGYAFYALDLRKCGRSLSAHHQPHYTSDLAYYDEELNAALDIVTDEVSAAGGTPRVIVAAHSTGGLVTPLWLDRLRTDDPERHGHVIGLLLNSPWLDLQGEAVLRTTAATRLIDTVGSVRGKQAIPRTLSSAYGDSLHSDVHGEWTYDLVRKPLGGFPATFGWMSAVRAGHRRIHRGIDTGVPTLVLRSDKSAFRSEYEPAVDTADCVLDVRQIAQWSGCLGQRVLAVAVPDARHDVFLSIESVRAKAYGEVGSWMESEFGE; this is translated from the coding sequence GTGATCACCGACTGGCGCCCCGACGAGTTCCTCACCGGCTACGAAGTCCGCACCCTGCCACTGTCCCCCGATCCGGACGGGGAGGATCCGATCAACGCGCATCTGGTCCGCAGGCCGGACGCCGTCGACACCCCGCGCGGGGCCGTGCTGTACGTGCACGGCTTCACCGACTACTTCTTCCAGACCGAGCTGGCGGACTTCTTCCATGCGCAGGGCTACGCCTTCTACGCTCTCGATCTGCGCAAGTGCGGGCGGTCGCTGTCCGCCCACCACCAGCCCCACTACACCAGCGATCTGGCGTACTACGACGAGGAGTTGAACGCGGCCCTCGACATCGTGACCGACGAGGTCAGCGCCGCGGGCGGCACGCCTCGCGTCATCGTCGCCGCGCATTCCACGGGCGGTCTGGTGACCCCGCTGTGGCTCGACCGCCTCCGGACCGACGATCCCGAACGCCACGGGCACGTGATCGGACTACTCCTGAACAGCCCGTGGCTCGATCTGCAGGGCGAGGCGGTGCTGCGCACCACGGCCGCCACCCGACTCATCGACACCGTCGGCTCGGTGCGCGGGAAGCAGGCCATCCCCCGCACCCTGTCGTCGGCGTACGGCGACAGCCTGCACTCCGATGTGCACGGCGAATGGACCTACGATCTGGTCCGGAAGCCGCTCGGCGGCTTCCCGGCGACGTTCGGCTGGATGTCGGCGGTGCGCGCGGGTCACCGGCGGATCCACCGTGGAATAGACACGGGCGTTCCGACGCTGGTGCTCAGGTCCGACAAGTCGGCGTTCCGCAGCGAGTACGAGCCCGCCGTCGACACCGCCGACTGCGTGCTCGACGTGCGGCAGATCGCGCAGTGGTCGGGCTGTCTCGGGCAGCGGGTGCTGGCGGTGGCGGTGCCCGACGCACGTCACGATGTGTTCTTGTCGATCGAGTCCGTACGCGCGAAGGCGTACGGGGAGGTCGGCTCCTGGATGGAAAGCGAGTTCGGAGAATGA
- the mqo gene encoding malate dehydrogenase (quinone), which yields MSQKVIKTDVALIGAGIMSATLGALIRQLEPSWSISLFERLDAAAAESSDPWNNAGTGHSALCELNYTPAGADGEIDITKALNINEQFQMSRQFWAHGVDNGVLGRPHEFINPIPHVSFCHGADGVDYLRKRHAALSSQTLFEGMEFIDDDATFAERLPLMAAGRDFSDPVALNWFTQGTDVDFGALTQQLLGYVGRDADLYFGHEVRNLSKQSDGSWIAKIRNTRSGETIRVEARFVFVGAGGGALHLLQKSGIKEAKGFGGFPVSGEFFRCTNPDVIAEHSAKVYGQAAVGAPPMSVPHLDTRVINGDKGLLFGPYAGWSPKFLKTGGVMDLPKSVSPSNLLPMMSIAPKEFGLLKYLISELAANLNDRVATLRDFAPKAIGDDWELITAGQRVQVIRGKGASGSLEFGTAVVTSEDGSMAGLLGASPGASTAVPAMISVLEKCFTAHFDGWKPKLTEMIPSFGQKLNDNPSLYREMWDWTNKSLQLTGVDA from the coding sequence GTGTCGCAGAAGGTCATCAAGACGGACGTGGCGTTGATCGGCGCCGGAATCATGAGCGCCACGCTGGGTGCGCTCATCCGGCAGCTGGAGCCGAGTTGGTCGATCAGTCTGTTCGAGCGGCTCGACGCCGCGGCAGCCGAGAGCAGCGACCCGTGGAACAATGCGGGCACCGGTCACTCGGCGCTGTGCGAGCTCAACTACACGCCGGCCGGTGCGGACGGCGAGATCGACATCACCAAGGCGCTCAACATCAACGAGCAGTTCCAGATGTCGCGCCAGTTCTGGGCGCACGGTGTCGACAACGGCGTGCTCGGCAGGCCCCACGAGTTCATCAACCCGATTCCGCACGTCAGCTTCTGCCACGGCGCAGACGGCGTCGACTACCTTCGGAAGCGTCACGCCGCGCTGAGCAGCCAGACCCTGTTCGAGGGCATGGAGTTCATCGACGACGACGCGACGTTCGCCGAGCGTCTCCCGCTGATGGCCGCGGGTCGTGACTTCTCCGATCCGGTCGCTCTCAACTGGTTCACCCAGGGCACCGACGTCGACTTCGGCGCCCTCACCCAACAGCTCCTCGGCTACGTCGGCCGCGACGCCGACCTGTACTTCGGCCACGAGGTCCGCAACCTGTCCAAGCAGTCCGACGGCAGCTGGATCGCCAAGATCCGCAACACCCGATCGGGTGAGACGATCCGCGTCGAGGCGCGTTTCGTGTTCGTCGGCGCCGGCGGCGGTGCGCTGCACCTGCTTCAGAAGTCGGGCATCAAGGAGGCCAAGGGATTCGGCGGCTTCCCGGTCAGCGGCGAGTTCTTCCGCTGCACCAACCCCGACGTGATCGCCGAGCACTCGGCCAAGGTCTACGGTCAGGCGGCCGTCGGCGCCCCGCCGATGTCGGTGCCCCACCTGGACACCCGGGTGATCAACGGCGACAAGGGTCTTCTCTTCGGCCCGTACGCCGGCTGGTCGCCGAAGTTCCTCAAGACCGGCGGCGTCATGGATCTGCCGAAGTCGGTGTCGCCGAGCAACCTGCTGCCGATGATGTCGATCGCTCCCAAGGAGTTCGGCCTCCTCAAGTACCTGATCTCCGAGCTCGCCGCGAACTTGAACGACCGCGTCGCCACCCTGCGGGACTTCGCGCCCAAGGCGATCGGCGACGACTGGGAGCTGATCACCGCGGGCCAGCGCGTCCAGGTGATCCGCGGTAAGGGCGCCAGCGGAAGCCTCGAATTCGGTACCGCCGTCGTGACGTCCGAGGACGGCTCGATGGCCGGTCTGCTGGGTGCGTCGCCGGGTGCGTCGACTGCCGTCCCGGCGATGATCTCGGTCCTCGAGAAGTGCTTCACCGCGCACTTCGACGGCTGGAAGCCGAAGCTGACCGAGATGATCCCGTCGTTCGGCCAGAAGCTCAACGACAATCCGTCGCTGTACCGCGAGATGTGGGACTGGACCAACAAGAGCCTGCAGCTCACCGGCGTCGACGCCTGA